In Solidesulfovibrio carbinoliphilus subsp. oakridgensis, the sequence CCTTTGGCCCGCTACAACTTGTTCAGGATATTGTCGTCGATCCAGTGCTGGTCCCACCACTCGATGGGCGAGGTCTCGTGCCCGAAGACCAGGACGCCGAAGTGGAGGTGGTCGCCGGCGGCCAGGCCGCTGACGCCGGTCCGGCCGAGGATCTCGCCCTTTTTGATGTCCTGGCCTTCCTTCACGTCGATCTGGCGCAGGTGGGCGTAGAGGGTCTGGAGCCCGAGGCCATGGTCGATGATGACGGTCTCGCCGTAGATGCCGAGAAAGCCGGTGAAGGCCACCTTGCCGGAGTTGGCCGCCGGCACGGGCGCGCCTTCGAGCGAGGCCAGATCCACGCCCATGTGGGTCTGCTGGTCGATTTCCTTGCCCTGGTAGAAGTAGGTCCGGTGGTCGCCGAAGCCGGCCCGTGGCGCGGCGTTTGGCAGGCGCAGGAAGGCCTTCCTGTCCCAGAGCATGGCCGGTGCGGTTTTGAGCGCCAGTTCGTGGAGAAAGACCGCGTTCTGGCGGCGGATGTCGTTGTTGACCCGCAGGTAGATCTGCAGGTTGTCCCGGGTATCGGTGATGGTGTTGTAGTACTGCGGCATCTTGGATTCGAGGAAATTGTCCGAGATGTTGAGCTTGTCGTCGCGGAACTTCCTCGGGATGGCCTGGTAGCGAAACGACATGATGGCCGCGTTCCCCGCCTTGTCCACGGCCTTGACCTTGGGCACGAAGGTCTTCGGGTCCATGTCGTAGGGAAAGACGTAGAAGCCGAAATACTTGCCGTTTTCGAGCTTATAGGCCGGGTAGAGTTCGTCGCCGACCAGGACGCCCGCAGACTCGCAGTCCTCGCTCAGGTTGAACGACACCGCGCCAACGCCTCCCTGGCGCACGTTGTGGGCCAGGCTCGTCACCTCGATGCGCGGCGGGATGGTGTCGAGCGTCAGCTGCTTTTCGATCCGGACCGTGTTGCCGGCCCCGAAATTGGCGATGGACCGGTCCGTGGCCGTGATGGACAGGGTGAAGGGGCCGTCCTTGAGGCCGGCCGGCTCGAGGGAGAACTTCTCCACCGCCTCCTTGACCGGCGTGGCGTAGGACTGGTCGGCCAGGGTGATCTGCTTGTCGCCCTGGCTGACGGTCACCTTGACGTTTTTGAGTCCCGACCCGGCGTCGCCCAGGGTCAGGGTGAACTCGCGCTTGGGAGCGGCCACGTCGTTGTCCGGGGAAAGCGCGATCACCGGCCGCACGTTGTCCGTCAGGAAAAAGTAGCCGGCCGCGCCGCCGGCCAGCGCCAGGATCAGGAAAGCGATAAAAACAAGTTTCTTCATGTCTGGTTCCTCATGGGTCAGGGCCGCTTCATACCGACCGCCCAAAGACAGCGCAAGCCCGGCCGCAAGGCCTGCCGCCGGGCCTTGCCCAAAGGCCGGCGGCAGGCTACTCCGTGAACCTGAATGAATCGAGGCCGATCAAGGAGCCGACGCATGCCGAGGTCCTTTGCCCGTTGCGCCGTTCCGCTTGTCCTTTTCTGCCTGCTCGCCGCCTGCGGCCCGGGTCCGGCCTCGGCCCAGGCCGAGAATCCGGCGCTGTGGCGTTCCATTGCCGACGGGCTCCGGGAAGGCATCGGCATCAAGCGCCAGGAGCTCGACCGCATCGAGCGGCTCCTGCCCGGGGAGAAGGCCGCCCTGGCCGAGGCCCTGTCGCGGGTGAGCGGCCGGCTGGACCAGCTCTTGCTCCTTCGGGGTGTGGCCGGGGAAACGCCCTGGGCCTCGCGCACGCTCCTTATGGTCTTAAACGACCTGTCCCGGGCCGTGTCCAGGGCCTGCGGGCCCCTTGCGGACATCGAGGACGCCTTTGCCCGCACCAAGCAGGAATACGCCACCCTGCGCCAGATCCGGGCCAGGAACGCCAGCCGGGAATACGCCGACCTCATAAACGAGGAACTGGCCGGGCCGGGCCACGATTTCAAGGCGCTCAAACACGCGGTGGACGCCCTCAAAGAGGACGTGGACGCCGCCCTGGCCCAGGCCACGACGCTAGCCGCCGATATCGAGGCCGCCCGCGCCGACGAAATCCGCCGCTTCCTCGATGTCTTCGCCGCCGCCTATTTCGCCTCGTCCGGGTCCCTGCTCCGCCCCGTGGGCCTGGCCCAGGCGGTGGACGACCTCCGGGAATGGCTGGACGCGGCTCCCCGGTTCTGGGGGCCGATCATGGCCTGGACCGACTGGAAGACGTTTGCCGCCGTGGCGGTCCTGGACTTTGCCGGCATCGTGGCCGGCCTTTGGGCCTTTGCCGGACGGTGGCCGGCCCTTGGCGGCGAGGCCCGGCCGGGGCTGGTCTGGCTGGCCGCCGGCCTGGCCCTGGCCCTGGCCCGCTATGCGGTCCTTTTCGGCGCCAACCAGTTCACCTCGCTCCTGTGGGTCCTGGCCGTCAGCCGGGGCCTGACCCTCCTTTTGCGGCGCGACCGGACGCTGCCGATCCTTTTCGGCTGTTTCCTGGCCGCAACGGCCCTGGACGCCGCCAACCTGCCAGGTTCGGCGACGGGCCTCCTGTGGCCGGCCGTGGCCGCGCCGGCCATCTGGCGGCTGCGGGCCGCGGGCCTTGGCCGGTCGGCGGCCGTCTGGGTCCTCGCGGCCACGGCCGCAGCCGCCATCCTCGGCTTCGGTCCCCAGGCCGTCATGGCCGGGCAGGCCCTTTTCATGCTCCACCTGACCATGGGCCTGTCAAACGCCATCCAGGGCGGCCTGGTCTGCGTGGCCACCCGGCGCGAGCGTTCCCTGGCCTGCCTGGTCGGCCCGCTGGCCGTCACGGTCCTGGCCACGTTCTACGTGGCCTGGGTCCTCATGTTCATGGGCGGACCCGGGCTCATGGACCACGTCTTCACCATGACCGTGCGGGTCGGCCAGGCCACGGTCTCCCTTGACGCCCTGGCCGGCCTTTTCCTCTCCTTTTTCCTCCTGCGCCTGGCCCAGGCCTGGTTCCAGCGGGCCCTGGGCCTCATCCACCTGCGGGGAAGGCCCCTGGAACCGGGACTGATCCATACCGTGGGCGCGGGCTTTTCCTATCTGACCTGGGTCCTTTTCCTCCTGTTCGCCCTGCGCCTGTTCGAGGTGCCGCTCGGCAGCCTGACCTGGATCGTAAGCGGCCTGTCGGTCGGCATCGGCTTCGGGCTCAAGGACATCGTCAACAACTTCATAAGCGGGCTCATCATCATGTTCGGCGGGGCGGTCAAAAAGGGCGACATCATCCAGCAGGGGAAAAACCTCGGCGAAGTGGTGGACCTGTCGGTGCGAAACACCATCATGCGCACCCTCGACAACACCACGGTCATCATCCCCAATTCGAGCTTCCTGCGCGGCGAGATCGTGAACCTGTCCTACCAGGACGCCACCTTGCGCCTGACCATCCCGGTGACCGTGGCCCCGGGCACCAAGATCAAAAAGGTGCGCAAGATCCTCCTGGCCGTGGCCAGGGAGCATGCCGACGTCCTCAAGAAACCGCCCCCGGAGGTCATGCTGCGGGGAATCGGCCGGTCCGGGCTCGAATTCGACCTCTATGTCTGGATCAAGAACTTCATGAAGAAATTCCAGGTCCAGTCCGAACTGGCCATTGCCATTGACCAGCAGTTCCAGGACAACAGGATCCTGGTCGCCTTCCAGGGGGTGAAGATGAAATACAAGCCCAAGGGCACCGAGGCCATGCAGCTGGAGGCCATGCGCGAGGAACTGCGCCAGAAGCGGGCCGGGGTGTTCGGCAGGATGCGCCGGCTGCGCCGGGTCCACGCCAGACGCCGGTGGCCGGCCCCGCCGCCCGCCCCGGCCCCGGAGGAATGATGCGGCTCGCGGCCTTTGTGTTCGCTTGGCTGGCGCTGGCCGCCGCCCTGGCGCCGCCCCCGGCCCTGGCCGCCTCCGCCGTCCTCGACGCCCCCGGCGCCGGGACCGCCGTCGCCGCCCCCGGTCCCCGGCGGGTGGCCGTGGGCGTGCTCGTGGCCCCGCCTTTTGTCGCAAGGGACGGCCAGGGCAATTTCCACGGCGTGGCCATGGACCTGTGGCGCGATGTGGCCCTGGACATGGGCCTTTCCTGGCAGGCCGTGGAATACGACCTCGACGGCCTGCTCGCGGCCGTGCAAAGCGGGGCCGTGGCCGCCGGCGTCTCGGCCCTGTCCATCACCCCGGAGCGCGAGTCGGCCATGGATTTCTCCCAGCCCTACTACTACACGGGCCTTGGCAT encodes:
- a CDS encoding mechanosensitive ion channel family protein, whose amino-acid sequence is MPRSFARCAVPLVLFCLLAACGPGPASAQAENPALWRSIADGLREGIGIKRQELDRIERLLPGEKAALAEALSRVSGRLDQLLLLRGVAGETPWASRTLLMVLNDLSRAVSRACGPLADIEDAFARTKQEYATLRQIRARNASREYADLINEELAGPGHDFKALKHAVDALKEDVDAALAQATTLAADIEAARADEIRRFLDVFAAAYFASSGSLLRPVGLAQAVDDLREWLDAAPRFWGPIMAWTDWKTFAAVAVLDFAGIVAGLWAFAGRWPALGGEARPGLVWLAAGLALALARYAVLFGANQFTSLLWVLAVSRGLTLLLRRDRTLPILFGCFLAATALDAANLPGSATGLLWPAVAAPAIWRLRAAGLGRSAAVWVLAATAAAAILGFGPQAVMAGQALFMLHLTMGLSNAIQGGLVCVATRRERSLACLVGPLAVTVLATFYVAWVLMFMGGPGLMDHVFTMTVRVGQATVSLDALAGLFLSFFLLRLAQAWFQRALGLIHLRGRPLEPGLIHTVGAGFSYLTWVLFLLFALRLFEVPLGSLTWIVSGLSVGIGFGLKDIVNNFISGLIIMFGGAVKKGDIIQQGKNLGEVVDLSVRNTIMRTLDNTTVIIPNSSFLRGEIVNLSYQDATLRLTIPVTVAPGTKIKKVRKILLAVAREHADVLKKPPPEVMLRGIGRSGLEFDLYVWIKNFMKKFQVQSELAIAIDQQFQDNRILVAFQGVKMKYKPKGTEAMQLEAMREELRQKRAGVFGRMRRLRRVHARRRWPAPPPAPAPEE
- a CDS encoding M23 family metallopeptidase produces the protein MKKLVFIAFLILALAGGAAGYFFLTDNVRPVIALSPDNDVAAPKREFTLTLGDAGSGLKNVKVTVSQGDKQITLADQSYATPVKEAVEKFSLEPAGLKDGPFTLSITATDRSIANFGAGNTVRIEKQLTLDTIPPRIEVTSLAHNVRQGGVGAVSFNLSEDCESAGVLVGDELYPAYKLENGKYFGFYVFPYDMDPKTFVPKVKAVDKAGNAAIMSFRYQAIPRKFRDDKLNISDNFLESKMPQYYNTITDTRDNLQIYLRVNNDIRRQNAVFLHELALKTAPAMLWDRKAFLRLPNAAPRAGFGDHRTYFYQGKEIDQQTHMGVDLASLEGAPVPAANSGKVAFTGFLGIYGETVIIDHGLGLQTLYAHLRQIDVKEGQDIKKGEILGRTGVSGLAAGDHLHFGVLVFGHETSPIEWWDQHWIDDNILNKL